The nucleotide sequence AGGTTAACCAGCGACCTAACTCGGTCATGGCCGTCCGAAACAAAGCGGTCGGCGTTCCGACATCCCGGGCTACGGCTAACCAATGTTGGATGAGAGGATGGGGAGGTACATAGACCCGCAACTGTAACGCCATATCACCAGAGACTCCAAGGCTTTGGCTATCATACCCCGTTGATCGTCTCAGAAATTTTTGCAAAATAGTTGCTACTATTTCTCAACTAAGTTATAGTAATTTTCAGTGTTCTCCTCTCTTGAGGAATCGGCAGGTGGGGTCAGTCGTTGGTGGCAGGCCCCATTTTTTTGCGATTTATGATTGTTTGATTCCTATTGGCAGGGGTCACTCACTGAATATGGCTGAATGGGAATCCTATTTTTTGCCAGTCCTAGAGATCAACTGCTCCAATCCAGTGGAAGTAATTTTCAACTAATTAGGAATTAGACTCAATTAATAGGTTGACTGCCTCCCCTGATATAGGCCCCCCGCCAAACTCTGTAGTTGTCTCAGCTTCGGGCAAAGATGGACTAATTATTAAGACTTGTTGCAATCTTTGGAGAAAGTTGTTACATTGATTTACAAGTTCATCGGGTTTACGTCAGGAGTCAAAACTATGACAGACGCTACTAAGGTTGCCAAGACAGAAGACCGGAATGCTTGGGTATTTGGCTTTACCCCCCAGGCCGAAATTTGGAATGGTCGTTTGGCCATGATTGGATTTGTTGCTGCCCTTGTGACTGAATTACTCACCAAGCAGGGCGTTCTGCATTTCTGGGGTTTACTATAATTCCCTAGATTCTCCTTTGTGTTTCGTGTAAGCACAATTCTCAGCGGTCAAAGTGTAGTCAGGGGTCTAAGTTTTAGGCCTCTTTTTTTTGTCGGTTTTTAAGGCTGGGGGTGACGATTGGAGTCCGCCAGGGCTTTTTGAAGTTCCGCTGGGGTTTTCGGCATCCAGGCCAGTCCCCGTAATTTGCGTAACATTTCCATGGCCTCTTGTCGCGATTGCCCGGAATTTGCCTCATATCGCTGCCAAAAATCTTCCCACCAACCCGGCGGTTCTTGTTTGGGGCCTTGATATTCCGTTGGCCGGCCGGTGCTACCATCCACCACTAAACTGCCGACAAAATCCGCATCCTGATAAACCCGGCTGATTTGGGCATTGATTTGGCGCATATCCTCTGGTGAGACCATGCCATTACTCGTGGCTTTATAAAACTGCACCGTGACACGAATTGGGAAACGGGGGTCGCGCTCGATTGGGAGGTTATCAATTTCTGTATAAGGCCCTTCCACTCGCCCATGGCCAATCACCGCAGCTTCCACATTAGAACCACCCCTACTTGCAGATTCCATCATCGGAGCAGCACTGGGAAAAGCTTGGTTCAGACTGAAATCACGTTGCGGTCGGGGCTGTTGTTTGAGGGGGACTTGAATTAACATCACCATATTCAAACCATCAGCTTCGGCCTGGGCAGAGGTGAGCGGCGTAGTCGGACCGGGAGCGTCAGGGTTACTGCTAAAATCACTGGCTCGTTGTCCGGTTAAGCTAGCCCGCAACCCATTTTTGTTAAAGAATAGGCGTTGGCCCCAGGTCTGTCCAGCTTGAAAACCATCCCGCTTGTTGTCAATAATCGTGGCACTGGTTCCTTCACGGGTGACAAGGATCGTCAGGACAGCCGGATTTTTCTCGTAGGACTGATAGTTAAACAACACCGGATTAAATTCGGCTTTACCACCCTGAGGAATAGGCAGAAAACAGGCCTGGGCACTGACCAACACATGGGTATCGCGGGGAGCTAAGAGGGATTTATTTCGGCCAGGCCAAGATTGGGGCTGGTGGAGATAGTTGCGAAAATTACTGAGCAATTCTTTGAGGCTGACCCGTTTGAGCGTTCTACCTTTTTCATTGCCAACTCGGATATAAAATCGCTCCAGCGGCACATCCCCGGTTTTATCCGTGAAGTTGGGATAGCGGATTACGGGCATCAAGCTCAGTTCATAGCTTTTGGTTGTGGGGTTAAACTGCTGCATTTGAATCGTCATGTCGCTGATGTTGGGGCCAACGGCTGAATTTTGATAGCGGCCCGTATCTTCCCAGGTGACGTTGAGCAGGTTCAGACCGTACTGTTGGGCCAAACGAATCGCTTCGGTATTGTTCAGCATGGCCTGGGTGCGTTCAATAGTCGTGCGGTATTGCTGATATTGATTTGGAGTCATGACCATAGTTGGGGAATCCGGTTGGGGTTGGCTGGGAGGTTTGAGCGTGACCAGGCCCCAAGGTTCGGCGGCAATGGCTGGACTGAGGACAGAAGCATGAGGGCTATTTGCCGCCCATTGGTCAGAAACTTTGAGGGTAATTAGGGAAAGTGTCCAGAGACCCACTAAACTTGCGGGCCAAAGTAAACGGGTCATTGAGGTGCCTCCTAGGGTGATTAAATCGCTCGACAGACGGTTGGTGAGCCTGCCCTTGTTCTTGAAATTGGGGTTGAATGGAGTTCTGAATATTAGATTAGGGGAGGATCAACAAAGGTGCTGCTGAGTTGCCGTTTTGGTAACGTACATTTCCATTGATCACCGCCAACATGGCTGAAATTAAGACAGATGCTTTAGACTAGGACATTAACTACATTTGTGAACTTTAATTTATGAATTTTGCCGTGAGATTCCCCAAATGTAAGGATGATAACTATGTTTGCAACGCCTGAGGGGGCTTGACTCCATGAATGATGTTCTCTCTTTATCTCGTGGTTTGAGTGGTTTGAATAGTGGCTATGAAGTTGTGATTGTCAAACCGCGGGCCTTGAGCGACACAACCCTAATTGTCCAGGCCTTGCGTGCGGATAAAGCGGTAATCCTTAACTTAGAAGATTTAGAAATTAGTGAAGCCCAACGGATTTCTGATTTTGCAGCCGGGAGTACCTATGCCATTAACGGCCATCAAACTCGCCTCGGAGAAGCAGTCTTTTTATTCACTCCCAATGTGATTGCCATCCAAACCCCCAACTCCCAAGCAGCAACTCCGGCAACTGGTGCGCCAGCCCCCCAACCTGTCAGCTAGTTGGCTCAGGTTCTCCGGCTCCTCCCCTGTGAACAAACTCTGAACCGAAATCATCACCGGTGAAGGACATCAGAGATTATTTATTTCATCCCAACCTGTTTGTCCGGCTGAGTTACCCCTGGCAGGTTCCCACCCATCCTGTCAGGATTTTTTGGCTAAAGAGCGAGAAACGGGGCCTGAATCGCTAACATGGAAATGGTTCCGGCAAATGCGAGTGATTTGAGGAAAAGCGCGTGGGTATCCCAGTTCCAATGTTTTACCCAGTTTTAGGCCAAATTGTGAATGTGGGCCTTGGGCCAGCCGGGATTTTGGGCATTGGCCTGGCCGTGGGTGGAGCCGTTTTATATTTCTTGCGCTCTGTCCGGCCGGAGTTAGCCCGTGATCATGACATATTTTTTGCGGCGGTTTGTTTACTCTGTGGCGGAATTCTTTTTTTCCAGGGTTGGCGACTCGATCCGATTCTCTTTTTTGGTCAGGTTCTCTTAACGGGTTCCGCAGTCTTCTTTGCGATTGAAAGTATTCGCCTCCGCCGGATTGCCACGGAACAGGCCCGCCGGAATACTCCAGTTGTGGATGAAGATCGTCCGGTCAGTCGCACCTATACCTATCGGGCCGAGCTAGAGGAATTGGAACCCTACGAGGAAGACTTACCACCCGTGCGCCGGATTCGAGGCAGTCGTGATGCAAGCCGGGAGCGTTATGACGATGCTTGGGAGGATGATGTAACTCCGGCCGGCCGTTTGCCCTCCCGCCGTGGCAATGCTCCAGAACCTCCGGAACGACCGATTCGCCCAGAGCGTCCACCTACGAACCCTCGCCCAACCCGACCCACCAATCGCCGTCCCAGTCGTCCCACCGTTGAGGATGATTCACCCGTAGATAATTATGGAGAACCCCAGGCCCCGTCCCGTTATGAGGATGCTCCACCCCCGCGCCCCCGGCCAGCCGCCAGTCGTCCCAGTTCTACCCCGGATACTTCAGAACCTCGGAGTCGCAAAGTTGGCCCCCGCCGCCGCCCTCGTCCCCGTCCCGAATTAAATGACGATCAACCGATTGATACGGATTACCAACCCCTAGATCGGCCCAGCTACTCCACGGATTCTGGGGATGTAGATAATTCTGGTAACTTTGATCGCTAAGGCTATTTTTCCCCTGGTTATCTGTCGTTAGCTTGCTCCCCGTGCCAAGGCCAGTCGGACTAATTCATCCACTAAATCAGGAAAGGCGAGCCCACTTTTGAGCCAGAGTTGGGGATACATACTGAGGGCAGTGAATCCGGGCAGGGTATTGACTTCGTTGATAAGGATTTCTCCCGTTGCTTCCAGATAGAAAAAGTCCATCCGGGCTAAGCCTGATGCGCCAATGGCTTTGAAAGCTTTGATTGACATGGCCTGGATTTGCTCGACAACCGCTGGGGGTAAGTTGGCCGGAATCAGGAGATTTGCCCGCCCATCGGTATATTTCGTTTCATAGTCATAAAATTCACTGCTGTAGGTAATTTCGCCAATCACCGAGGCCTGGGGGCGATCATTCCCTAGAACCGCACATTCAACTTCGCGGGCAATCACTCCAGCCTCCACAATAATCCGGGTGTCGTAACTGGCAGCATTGTCGAGGGCGGTGGTGAGTTGGTCGCGATTTTTGACTTTGGTAATCCCCACAGAAGAGCCGAGATTGGCGGGTTTAACGAAGCAAGGATAACCGAGAGTTGACTCAATTTGATCACAGAGATGGCTATACACACACGGATCCGACCAGATTTCACTCCGATTGACTGGCAGATAGGCGACTTGCTCCAGGCCAGCGGCGGCAAATACGGCTTTCATCAGAATTTTATCCATCCCCACCGCAGATGCCGCAACCCCAGAGCCTACCCAAGGTTTTTGCACCAGTTTGAATAGGCCTTGGATCGTGCCGTCTTCCCCGTTGGGGCCGTGGAGGATGGGGAACCAAACATCGATCTCGCTGACTTGGGGGGGGAACTGCCAAAGATTAGGTGTTGTTGTATCGGTTACGGACAGGGGTTGCCCCGTAGCCAGAATCGAAGTTGCGATGTTCGGTGCTGACCAGGCCCCGTTCTTGCCAATGTAAAAGGGAACTAACTCATATTTATCGGTGTTTGGTGGGGTGATGAGTCCTTTGGCAATGGCCTGGGCAGAGATAATTGAAACCTCATGTTCCCCGGAGCGGCCGCCAAAGACTAATCCCACCTTGATCCGACTCATCTCTTGATCCTGTGTGTTTGATTCTTATTCAGCTTATTACATCGGGATGGCCGGATAGATGGCTCTCATGTCCTTACACAGCGGATTCCGGCAAAAATTTCTTGGGTGTGGGGATGATACCAGTTCCGGAACGAGGGGCGTTGGGTGAGGGGTTGGCTGGCAAAACTCTGGCCTTTGAGAACCCGATGGGCCCGGTCAAAATAGGCGGCGGAATAGCCTGGATAGGGGGAGCTACAAAACCCCGGATAGGGATGAAACCAGGTGTCAGTCCATTCCCAAACTTGCCCAAAGCCATAGGAGGATGTTGAGAGGGAACTTGTGTAATGGTCTCTAGGTGTGGCGAGGGGAATTTCAGATCGGGGTGGGGCCTGGAGGACTTGCTGGGCCCGTTCCCATTGGTGTTCTGTTGGGAGTTGTTTACCCATAAAGGCAGCATAGGCGGCGGCTTCATACCAACTCACTCCACAGACTGGATGATCTGAACTCACCGGCCAGGCCCAATACCGGGGTTGATTGATTTGATATTGTTTTCGCCAGGCCCAGCCCTCTGCTGTCCACCATTGTTCGGTTTCATAGCCACCGGATTCGATGAAATATTGAAATTGGCCACGGCTGACGGGCTGTTGATCAATCTGAAATGCGGGGATTTCCTCAGCCAGGCCTGGTTTTTCGTTGTCCAAGAGCAGTAATGAGGGAGCCGAGGGCTTGAGGACACCAGCAGGAATTGTCACCATTGCGGTAATCTGCTTGTTGACAGGGATAACAGTTGTACTTAGAGGATTCGGAGCCTGGAGTGCGAGGATCATTTGAATTGTTTCTCCGTGTTGGGCTTCGTGTTGCAATAACCACCAGGCTAGCCATTCCTGGGCTTGGAAATCCTGCTTCACCCATGCCGTTAATATAGCCGCCCGGATGGTGGCGAGATAGGTGCAAATTTCTTGGAGTGGGGGCAGTTGGGAACGGGCTGTTTTCGGTAAACCACTGGCGGCAAATAGGGCGTTGTAGTCTGGGGGGGTGAGTTGTTCCCGTAATGATTTGGGTAAGAGCCAGAGTCCTTCTGTCCAGCCAATATGTCCTAAATGCCAACCCACAGGGCTAAAGTCAGGATGGGCCTGGTGACAAAAGGCTGCTGGGGAAACGGAGTCAAATAAGCTCAGGCTGGCTTGGCGGAGGGCAAAGAACTGGTCAATGAATGTGTGTCGGCTGAGGGCGGCCTGGGGGTCAGAAATTAGCACAGTGGCAGGGGGCAAGTTGACAGCAGTTGATCTTGATGATTGTTATGGTAATCGGCTGATACTTTGATGGCAGGGTTCTGAGGCGATTCTAAACCACATTAGAAATCACATTCACCACCAGGCCAAAGACCACCGCCACAAAAATAAACGACAATACCGATTGCACCAAGCTAACCGAGCGCATTTCGTAACTAATAATCGAAACATCGGAGGTTTGGTAACACATGGCAATTGTGAAGGAATAGTAGAGAAAATCTCGATAGGACACCAGGTCTTCATGGGGAAAATCTAGCCCCTTGCGGTAGGGAACCCCGGCTGCGTGGGTTCGGACTGATTCCTCAATCTCGTCATAGTAGAGATGGGCATAGTGAATGGCGAAATAGATATGTACCAACAGCCAAGACAGAAAGATGGCCAGGAAGGAGAGGCCCATGTGCAGGTTGGTAATCAAGGGGGGATACTTTTGCGAGTTGTCTAGCATCACGGCCACGCCGACAAACCCTAATAGGGAAAACAGAACAACAACCGTCAGTAAGGCGACATTACTCGGTTCTCCCCCTTGGGCATGGTGATAGGTTTGGGCTGGAGTGGCATTCCAGAGAAATGTTCCCAAAATTGCTAAGTGCAGAAATAACCCCAAGTTAAAGGCCGTCAGGATACGAATTTCCCACCAAGGAGTTTCGATTAGGGCATAGGCGGCAACGGCCAGGCCAAGGGATAGG is from Synechococcus sp. PCC 6312 and encodes:
- a CDS encoding chlorophyll a/b-binding protein; this translates as MTDATKVAKTEDRNAWVFGFTPQAEIWNGRLAMIGFVAALVTELLTKQGVLHFWGLL
- a CDS encoding cell division protein SepF; the protein is MNDVLSLSRGLSGLNSGYEVVIVKPRALSDTTLIVQALRADKAVILNLEDLEISEAQRISDFAAGSTYAINGHQTRLGEAVFLFTPNVIAIQTPNSQAATPATGAPAPQPVS
- a CDS encoding Ycf66 family protein — its product is MGIPVPMFYPVLGQIVNVGLGPAGILGIGLAVGGAVLYFLRSVRPELARDHDIFFAAVCLLCGGILFFQGWRLDPILFFGQVLLTGSAVFFAIESIRLRRIATEQARRNTPVVDEDRPVSRTYTYRAELEELEPYEEDLPPVRRIRGSRDASRERYDDAWEDDVTPAGRLPSRRGNAPEPPERPIRPERPPTNPRPTRPTNRRPSRPTVEDDSPVDNYGEPQAPSRYEDAPPPRPRPAASRPSSTPDTSEPRSRKVGPRRRPRPRPELNDDQPIDTDYQPLDRPSYSTDSGDVDNSGNFDR
- a CDS encoding D-alanine--D-alanine ligase family protein; amino-acid sequence: MSRIKVGLVFGGRSGEHEVSIISAQAIAKGLITPPNTDKYELVPFYIGKNGAWSAPNIATSILATGQPLSVTDTTTPNLWQFPPQVSEIDVWFPILHGPNGEDGTIQGLFKLVQKPWVGSGVAASAVGMDKILMKAVFAAAGLEQVAYLPVNRSEIWSDPCVYSHLCDQIESTLGYPCFVKPANLGSSVGITKVKNRDQLTTALDNAASYDTRIIVEAGVIAREVECAVLGNDRPQASVIGEITYSSEFYDYETKYTDGRANLLIPANLPPAVVEQIQAMSIKAFKAIGASGLARMDFFYLEATGEILINEVNTLPGFTALSMYPQLWLKSGLAFPDLVDELVRLALARGAS
- a CDS encoding SUMF1/EgtB/PvdO family nonheme iron enzyme — protein: MPPATVLISDPQAALSRHTFIDQFFALRQASLSLFDSVSPAAFCHQAHPDFSPVGWHLGHIGWTEGLWLLPKSLREQLTPPDYNALFAASGLPKTARSQLPPLQEICTYLATIRAAILTAWVKQDFQAQEWLAWWLLQHEAQHGETIQMILALQAPNPLSTTVIPVNKQITAMVTIPAGVLKPSAPSLLLLDNEKPGLAEEIPAFQIDQQPVSRGQFQYFIESGGYETEQWWTAEGWAWRKQYQINQPRYWAWPVSSDHPVCGVSWYEAAAYAAFMGKQLPTEHQWERAQQVLQAPPRSEIPLATPRDHYTSSLSTSSYGFGQVWEWTDTWFHPYPGFCSSPYPGYSAAYFDRAHRVLKGQSFASQPLTQRPSFRNWYHPHTQEIFAGIRCVRT
- a CDS encoding DUF1345 domain-containing protein codes for the protein MSASSNRKINLILAKPLIRLLLSLGLAVAAYALIETPWWEIRILTAFNLGLFLHLAILGTFLWNATPAQTYHHAQGGEPSNVALLTVVVLFSLLGFVGVAVMLDNSQKYPPLITNLHMGLSFLAIFLSWLLVHIYFAIHYAHLYYDEIEESVRTHAAGVPYRKGLDFPHEDLVSYRDFLYYSFTIAMCYQTSDVSIISYEMRSVSLVQSVLSFIFVAVVFGLVVNVISNVV